In the genome of Phlebotomus papatasi isolate M1 chromosome 2, Ppap_2.1, whole genome shotgun sequence, one region contains:
- the LOC129803587 gene encoding ATPase inhibitor, mitochondrial-like, with protein sequence MFKNTLKLFRNTPNFNRVARMSQLGDLGSGAGKGGGGGGSIREAGGAMGKMEAAKEEEYFYRKQQEQLRKFKEAQSKGGASGKNPK encoded by the exons atgtttaaaaatactttgaaattgttcagaaatacTCCAAATTTCAACAG AGTGGCCAGAATGAGTCAGTTGGGAGATTTAGGAAGCGGAGCTGGTAAAGGTGGCGGTGGAGGCGGAAGCATTAGAGAAGCTGGAGGAGCTATGGGAAAAATGGAGGCTGCCAAAGAAGAAGAATATTTCTACAGAAAA caaCAAGAACAGCTGAGAAAATTCAAGGAAGCTCAATCGAAGGGAGGTGCTTCTGGAAAGAATCCAAAATAG
- the LOC129803577 gene encoding nucleosome assembly protein 1-like 1-B yields the protein MSEENQEKALVDAGQESDGEAEEKGGFNSYMQSPAFLSGIMRRQVLKSMVKSLPDTVQKRLKALKNLQLDYFGIETKFYEEVYELEKKYQALYTPILEKRRDIVNGTYEPSGAEIEFQSDHEEDDELAERMNELSAEFKNTKQDYAPDVKGVPDFWLKIFRNVTLISDMVQEHDEVVLKKLKDVCIKYADDGMSYTLEFYFEPNEHFTNEILTKQYFLKAAIEKDDPFSFEGTEIYKCFGCVINWNKGMNLTVKTIRKKQKHKARGAVRTITKQVPNDSFFNFFTPPEVPEDDTKIDSENENLLASDFEIGHFLRSRVIPKAVLYFTGDVVDDDDDDLEEEEEEDAEDEDDDLEGGECDKYIEKIGGSKKENPPECRQQ from the exons ATGTCTGAGGAGAATCAGGAGAAAGCTCTCGTTGACGCTGGCCAGGAGTCTGATGGAGAAGCCGAGGAGAAGGGTGGATTCAACAGCTACATGCAATC TCCCGCTTTCCTGAGCGGCATTATGCGTCGCCAGGTGCTTAAGTCAATGGTGAAATCACTGCCAGACACTGTCCAGAAGCGTCTTAAAGCCCTTAAGAATCTCCAGCTTGATTATTTTGGCATTGAGACAAAATTCTATGAGGAAGTGTATGAGTTGGAGAAGAAGTATCAGGCCCTGTATACCCCAATTCTCGAGAAGAGACGTGACATTGTCAATGGTACGTATGAGCCATCGGGAGCAGAAATTGAATTCCAATCAGATCATGAGGAGGATGATGAGCTAGCTGAGAGGATGAATGAATTGAGTGCGGAATTTAAGAATACAAAGCAAGATTATGCGCCCGATGTAAAGGGTGTTCCTGATTTTTGGCTCAAAATCTTCCGGAATGTGACTCTAATCTCTGATATGGTGCAAGAACACGATGAGGTGGTGCTGAAGAAGCTCAAAGATGTCTGCATAAAATATGCCGATGACGGAATGAGTTACACATTGGAGTTCTATTTTGAACCAAATGAACACTTCACAAATGAGATTCTAACTAAGCAGTACTTCCTGAAGGCGGCTATCGAGAAGGATGATCCGTTCAGTTTTGAGGGAACAGAGATCTACAAGTGTTTTGGTTGTGTGATCAACTGGAACAAGGGAATGAATCTGACAGTGAAGACAATTCGGAAGAAGCAGAAGCACAAGGCTCGCGGAGCTGTACGTACCATCACCAAACAGGTGCCCAATGATTCCTTCTTCAATTTCTTCACTCCACCTGAAGTTCCCGAGGATGACACAAAGATTGATTCGGAGAATGAGAATTTACTGGCGAGTGACTTTGAAATTGGTCACTTCCTCCGTTCCCGTGTCATTCCCAAGGCGGTGCTCTACTTCACTGGAGACGTGgtggatgatgatgatgatgatcttGAAGAGGAGGAAGAGGAAGATGCCGAGGATGAGGATGACGATCTCGAGGGGGGTGAGTGTGATAAGTACATCGAGAAAATTGGTGGTTCCAAGAAAGAAAATCCACCAGAATGCAGACAACAGTAA